The following proteins are co-located in the Vigna unguiculata cultivar IT97K-499-35 chromosome 9, ASM411807v1, whole genome shotgun sequence genome:
- the LOC114163187 gene encoding uncharacterized protein LOC114163187, with amino-acid sequence MQMSRASSQKITQFQALIRGTINQRHPIRRPSFSDAAAFRSPSPIFHPQQRLGNSTFRFFSSNFDKGLAQKVFDKPAAAVSSAFSRYREAIGLQIEAFCKRNYLFLLGASGVILCGILWRILFGVANLFVGISEGLAKYGFLALSSAIVAFTGLYIRSRFTINPDKVYRMAMTRLNTSAGILEVMGAPLSGTDLRAYVMSGGGLTLKKFKPSIRSKRCFLIFPITGSEKKGLVNVEVKKKNGQYDMKLLAVDVPMASGPDQRLYLIGDENEYKVGGGLISELRDPVVKAMAATKEFDALDEIEEEEDAERERLEDERKQREEIEKLEKSGT; translated from the exons ATGCAGATGTCAAGGGCGTCTTCGCAAAAAATCACCCAATTCCAAGCTTTAATCCGCGGCACGATCAACCAGCGCCACCCTATCCGCCGCCCCTCCTTCTCCGATGCGGCCGCGTTCCGCTCTCCTTCGCCGATTTTCCACCCACAACAACGCCTGGGCAATAGCACGTTCCGATTCTTCTCCTCGAATTTCGACAAAGGCTTGGCGCAGAAGGTGTTTGATAAACCCGCGGCCGCAGTGAGCTCGGCCTTCTCGCGGTACCGCGAGGCAATTGGGTTGCAAATCGAGGCATTTTGCAAGAGGAACTACCTCTTTCTGTTGGGCGCTAGTGGAGTTATCCTTTGCGGTATTCTTTGGAGGATCCTCTTCGGAGTCGCTAACCTTTTCGTTGGAATCTCCGAAGGCTTGGCTAAGTATGGCTTCCTTGCCCTTTCATCTGCTATCGTTGCTTTTACT GGCTTGTATATCCGCTCGAGGTTCACAATCAACCCGGATAAAGTTTACAGAATGGCAATGACGAGACTTAACACGTCTGCCGGGATTCTTGAAGTTATGGGTGCCCCTCTTTCTGGAACTGATTTGAGAGCCTATGTCATGTCAGGGGGTGGTCTCACCTTAAAGAAGTTCAAGCCGAGTATTAGGAGCAAACGGTGTTTTCTCATTTTCCCCATTACAGGGTCTGAGAAAAAGGGACTGGTCAACGTTGAAGTCAAGAAAAAGAATGGCCAG TATGATATGAAGCTTCTGGCCGTTGATGTACCCATGGCTTCTGGTCCAGACCAGCGGTTGTATCTAATTGGTGATGAAAACGAGTACAAGGTTGGTGGGGGACTAATATCCGAGCTTAGAGACCCTGTAGTGAAGGCAATGGCGGCAACCAAGGAATTTGATGCTCTTGATGAGATTGAGGAAGAGGAAGATGCTGAAAGAGAACGCCTGGAGGATGAAAGAAAGCAGCgtgaagaaattgaaaagcTTGAAAAGAGTGGCACCTAG
- the LOC114163188 gene encoding 60S ribosomal protein L10 — translation MGRRPARCYRQIKNKPYPKSRFCRGVPDPKIRIYDVGMKKKGVDEFPFCVHLVSWEKENVSSEALEAARIACNKYMAKFAGKDAFHLRVRVHPFHVLRINKMLSCAGADRLQTGMRGAFGKPQGTCARVAIGQVLLSVRCKDSNSHHAQEALRRAKFKFPGRQKIIVSRKWGFTKFSRSDYLKYKSENRIVPDGVNAKLLGCHGPLANRQPGRAFLTSATA, via the exons ATGGGGAGGA GGCCTGCAAGGTGTTATAGGCAGATAAAAAACAAACCATACCCCAAATCACGCTTCTGTCGTGGTGTTCCTGATCCTAAGATCAGAATTTACGATGTTGGTATGAAGAAGAAAGGTGTTGATGAATTTCCCTTCTGCGTCCATTTGGTTAGCtgggaaaaggaaaatgtttcAAGTGAAGCATTGGAAGCTGCTAGAATTGCATGCAACAAATATATGGCAAAGTTTGCAGGCAAGGATGCTTTCCACTTGAGAGTCAGAGTACACCCATTCCATGTTCTTAGGATCAACAAAATGCTTTCATGTGCTGGAGCTGATAGGCTTCAGACTGGAATGCGAGGTGCATTTGGAAAGCCACAGGGTACATGTGCTAGAGTGGCAATTGGCCAGGTCCTTCTTTCAGTCCGCTGTAAGGACAGTAACAGTCATCATGCACAGGAGGCCCTTCGTCGTGCTAAGTTCAAGTTCCCTGGTCGTCAAAAGATCATTGTTAGCAGGAAGTG GGGTTTCACCAAGTTTAGCCGTTCTGATTATCTCAAGTACAAGTCAGAGAACAGGATTGTGCCTGATGGTGTGAATGCTAAG CTTCTTGGGTGCCATGGACCACTGGCAAATCGTCAACCTGGAAGAGCTTTTCTGACTAGTGCTACTGCTTAA
- the LOC114162996 gene encoding hydroxyacylglutathione hydrolase cytoplasmic-like isoform X2, translating into MKIYHVPSLQDNNSFLIFDECTKEGAVVDPIEPEKVLEAADSHGVNLKLVLTTHHHGEHAGGNEKIKNLVPGIRVYGGSIDNVKGCTDKVENGDRVSLGADISILCLHTPCHTKGHISYYVTGKEEEQPAVFTGDTLFIAGCGKFFKGTAEEMYESLCVTLGSLPRQTRVYCGHEYAVKNLQFATTIEPDNLKIQQKLTWAKNQNQAGQPTTPSTIEEEMETNPFMRVHLPQIQGASLQLKL; encoded by the exons ATGAAAATCTATCACGTTCCTTCTCTGCAAGACAACAATTCCTTCTT AATCTTTGACGAGTGCACGAAAGAAGGTGCTGTGGTGGACCCTATAGAGCCCGAGAAGGTTCTAGAAGCTGCCGATTCGCATGGGGTCAATCTCAAGCTCGTTCTCACCACGCATCATCATGG GGAGCATGCTGGTGGaaatgaaaagataaagaatTTGGTGCCTGGAATTAGAGTCTATGGTGGTTCGATAGATAACGTCAAGGGTTGCACCGATAAGGTTGAAAATGGTGATAGAGTGTCCCTCGGGGCTGATATTAGTATATTGTGTCTTCACACACCATG CCACACCAAAGGTCACATAAGCTATTATGTCACCGGCAAAGAGGAGGAGCAACCGGCTGTTTTTACCGGAGATACACTG TTTATTGCTGGTTGTGGGAAATTTTTTAAAGGAACTGCAGAAGAGATGTATGAGTCACTCTGTGTCACATTAGGTTCGTTACCGAGGCAAACCCGAGTTTACTGTGGACACGAG TACGCAGTGAAGAACTTGCAATTTGCTACGACAATTGAACCAGATAATTTGAAGATACAGCAGAAATTAACATGGGCCAAGAATCAGAACCAAGCTGGCCAACCTACAACTCCCTCCACCATTGAGGAAGAAATGGAGACCAACCCATTTATGAGGGTTCACCTACCTCAGATTCAG GGTGCAAGTCTCCAATTGAAGCTTTGA
- the LOC114162996 gene encoding hydroxyacylglutathione hydrolase cytoplasmic-like isoform X1 — protein sequence MKIYHVPSLQDNNSFLIFDECTKEGAVVDPIEPEKVLEAADSHGVNLKLVLTTHHHGEHAGGNEKIKNLVPGIRVYGGSIDNVKGCTDKVENGDRVSLGADISILCLHTPCHTKGHISYYVTGKEEEQPAVFTGDTLFIAGCGKFFKGTAEEMYESLCVTLGSLPRQTRVYCGHEYAVKNLQFATTIEPDNLKIQQKLTWAKNQNQAGQPTTPSTIEEEMETNPFMRVHLPQIQEKVGCKSPIEALRELRKLKDKWSCCVAES from the exons ATGAAAATCTATCACGTTCCTTCTCTGCAAGACAACAATTCCTTCTT AATCTTTGACGAGTGCACGAAAGAAGGTGCTGTGGTGGACCCTATAGAGCCCGAGAAGGTTCTAGAAGCTGCCGATTCGCATGGGGTCAATCTCAAGCTCGTTCTCACCACGCATCATCATGG GGAGCATGCTGGTGGaaatgaaaagataaagaatTTGGTGCCTGGAATTAGAGTCTATGGTGGTTCGATAGATAACGTCAAGGGTTGCACCGATAAGGTTGAAAATGGTGATAGAGTGTCCCTCGGGGCTGATATTAGTATATTGTGTCTTCACACACCATG CCACACCAAAGGTCACATAAGCTATTATGTCACCGGCAAAGAGGAGGAGCAACCGGCTGTTTTTACCGGAGATACACTG TTTATTGCTGGTTGTGGGAAATTTTTTAAAGGAACTGCAGAAGAGATGTATGAGTCACTCTGTGTCACATTAGGTTCGTTACCGAGGCAAACCCGAGTTTACTGTGGACACGAG TACGCAGTGAAGAACTTGCAATTTGCTACGACAATTGAACCAGATAATTTGAAGATACAGCAGAAATTAACATGGGCCAAGAATCAGAACCAAGCTGGCCAACCTACAACTCCCTCCACCATTGAGGAAGAAATGGAGACCAACCCATTTATGAGGGTTCACCTACCTCAGATTCAG GAGAAAGTAGGGTGCAAGTCTCCAATTGAAGCTTTGAGAGAGTTACGAAAGCTGAAAGACAAGTGGAGTTGTTGTGTTGCCGAAAGCTGA